A genomic stretch from Candidatus Atribacteria bacterium includes:
- a CDS encoding 3-oxoacyl-ACP reductase FabG produces the protein MDLVDKVAIITGAGRGIGKAIAIALAREGASVIINDVDIQTAEKVTKEIKSLGWKALAIQVDVSDSKEVNQMVQSVIKKFKRVDILVNNAAIIKRGLIEDLKEEDWDRVIDVNLKGAFNCMKAVAGIMKKQRYGKIVNISSIAGKVGDLASAPCYGASKAGMICLAKSLARELAPYNINVNVVAPHAIKTDMSKEWSEEKRRSIIADIPLGRMGEPEDIAEAVVFLVSDKAKFITGEVLDVNGGYLMD, from the coding sequence ATGGATTTAGTTGATAAAGTAGCCATAATAACCGGTGCTGGTAGAGGCATAGGAAAGGCTATAGCGATTGCATTAGCCCGGGAAGGAGCAAGCGTCATTATTAATGATGTTGATATTCAGACAGCTGAGAAAGTAACCAAGGAAATTAAATCCTTAGGTTGGAAAGCTTTGGCTATCCAGGTAGATGTTTCAGATAGCAAAGAAGTTAATCAAATGGTACAATCAGTTATTAAAAAATTTAAAAGAGTTGATATTTTGGTAAACAACGCAGCCATTATCAAGCGTGGCTTGATAGAGGATCTTAAGGAAGAAGATTGGGATAGAGTTATTGACGTAAATCTCAAAGGTGCTTTCAATTGTATGAAAGCGGTCGCGGGAATTATGAAAAAGCAGAGATACGGTAAAATAGTAAATATTTCCTCTATTGCAGGAAAGGTCGGAGATCTTGCCTCTGCCCCTTGTTATGGAGCCTCTAAGGCAGGCATGATTTGCCTGGCAAAGTCATTAGCCAGAGAGTTAGCCCCCTATAACATAAATGTTAATGTTGTTGCACCCCATGCCATTAAAACAGATATGAGCAAGGAATGGTCAGAGGAAAAAAGAAGAAGTATTATTGCTGATATACCACTTGGCCGAATGGGCGAACCTGAGGATATAGCAGAAGCAGTAGTATTCTTGGTTTCAGATAAAGCAAAATTTATCACCGGAGAAGTCCTGGATGTCAATGGTGGATATTTAATGGATTAA
- a CDS encoding TRAP transporter large permease subunit produces MLLVFILFAVFLLLGMPVAFAIGISGFVFFIQQPTLPFTMPVQLILSQTQNFTLLAIPTFIFAGNLMNNTGITKRLVRLSSDLVGHKPGALAQTSVVMSTMMGGVSGSAIADASMESRILGPDMTKQGYARGYSAGINGFSALITISIPPSIGMVLYGSIGEVSIGRLFAGGIVPGLLMMLFLMVTVSITAKKRGYLPQNKERVPAKEMIATFLSSIWAILFPIILLVSLRLGLLLPSEAGALACVYAFAVGLVVYRELTWEKFKSAIYNTILDVGMIMYLIALSGLVSYGITWEMIPQLLSQYLLGLSENPLIITFIILLFLLFLGTVMDSTVIILLLTSILVPIMKALGVNLVFFGVVMVITCAIGLLTPPVGVAMYSVCSIMDCSIGEFVKESWPFFLAVVFVVLLCVFFPGIVTFVPDLIFG; encoded by the coding sequence ATGTTACTTGTCTTTATTTTATTTGCTGTTTTTCTGTTGTTGGGTATGCCGGTAGCTTTTGCCATAGGAATATCGGGATTTGTCTTTTTTATCCAGCAGCCAACCCTGCCGTTTACCATGCCGGTTCAATTAATCCTTTCACAAACCCAAAATTTTACTTTACTTGCCATTCCTACGTTTATCTTTGCCGGTAATTTGATGAATAACACCGGAATAACTAAAAGACTTGTCAGATTATCTTCGGATTTAGTCGGGCATAAACCAGGCGCTCTAGCCCAAACCAGTGTGGTGATGAGCACCATGATGGGTGGTGTTTCAGGTTCGGCTATTGCGGATGCTTCTATGGAGTCACGCATATTAGGACCGGATATGACTAAACAAGGCTATGCTCGTGGCTATTCGGCAGGGATAAACGGGTTTTCAGCATTAATTACCATATCGATTCCACCTAGCATTGGTATGGTATTATACGGAAGTATTGGTGAAGTCTCCATTGGACGCCTTTTTGCCGGCGGAATTGTTCCCGGTCTTTTAATGATGCTTTTTTTAATGGTTACCGTATCAATTACCGCAAAAAAAAGAGGTTATCTTCCGCAGAATAAGGAGAGGGTGCCTGCAAAAGAGATGATAGCTACATTTCTGAGTAGTATCTGGGCAATTTTATTCCCGATTATTCTGTTAGTGAGTTTGAGATTAGGTCTGTTGCTCCCATCAGAAGCCGGAGCTCTCGCTTGTGTCTATGCCTTTGCCGTAGGCTTGGTTGTCTATCGTGAATTAACCTGGGAAAAGTTTAAAAGTGCAATTTATAATACTATACTGGATGTTGGTATGATTATGTATTTAATCGCCCTATCAGGTCTGGTGAGTTATGGAATTACCTGGGAGATGATACCGCAATTATTATCTCAATATCTTTTGGGATTAAGCGAAAATCCTTTAATTATTACCTTCATTATTTTACTATTTCTCTTATTTTTGGGGACTGTCATGGATTCCACGGTTATTATTTTATTATTGACTTCCATTCTGGTTCCCATTATGAAAGCACTGGGTGTAAATTTAGTATTTTTTGGGGTTGTCATGGTCATTACCTGTGCTATCGGTTTGTTAACTCCACCGGTAGGAGTGGCCATGTATTCTGTTTGTTCTATCATGGATTGTTCCATAGGTGAATTTGTGAAGGAAAGTTGGCCTTTTTTCTTAGCTGTCGTGTTTGTGGTATTATTATGCGTATTCTTCCCGGGCATTGTTACTTTTGTTCCCGACCTGATTTTTGGGTAA
- a CDS encoding sugar kinase, producing the protein MKKYITFGEIMLRLKPPNWERFFQSPLLEATFGGGEANVAVGLARFGLNVAYVSVIPDNAIGDACIRELKRQNIDTSLIMRKGNRLGIYFLEAGANQRPSVVIYDRSHSAIAETSPGDINWDKVFEGASWFHISGITPAISLSASELSLEAVKKAQEKGLTISCDLNFRKKLWQYGKSAIEVMNELVKYVDIALGNEEDCQKSLGVKVDINVESGKLQAEKYRELTEQVLELYPNIKKIAITLRESHSADDNGWAAVLNNRKEFYISRKYEIHDIVDRVGGGDTFAAGLIYGFNNLHNDQEALEFAVAASCLKHSIPGDLPLLSLKEVESLMGGASSGRVQR; encoded by the coding sequence AATAATGTTGCGGCTTAAACCGCCTAATTGGGAAAGGTTTTTCCAGAGCCCTCTTTTGGAAGCAACCTTTGGAGGGGGAGAGGCCAATGTAGCCGTCGGATTAGCCCGATTTGGCTTGAATGTAGCTTATGTTTCGGTGATTCCTGATAATGCTATTGGAGATGCTTGCATCAGAGAACTAAAAAGACAGAATATTGATACTTCTCTTATCATGAGAAAAGGAAATAGATTGGGTATCTACTTTTTAGAGGCTGGGGCCAACCAAAGACCTTCTGTAGTTATTTACGATCGTTCTCATTCAGCCATTGCTGAAACAAGTCCCGGTGATATTAATTGGGATAAAGTATTTGAGGGAGCAAGTTGGTTTCATATTTCCGGAATTACGCCAGCTATTTCTCTTTCGGCTTCAGAACTTTCCTTAGAAGCAGTAAAAAAAGCCCAGGAAAAGGGACTCACTATTTCCTGTGATCTTAACTTTAGAAAAAAATTATGGCAATATGGGAAATCAGCTATTGAGGTAATGAATGAATTGGTAAAATATGTGGATATTGCCCTAGGGAATGAAGAGGACTGCCAGAAATCTTTAGGAGTGAAGGTAGATATTAACGTAGAGTCGGGAAAGCTGCAAGCTGAAAAATATAGAGAATTAACTGAACAAGTACTGGAACTGTATCCCAATATAAAAAAAATAGCCATTACACTAAGAGAAAGCCATTCTGCAGATGACAATGGCTGGGCGGCAGTGCTGAATAATCGAAAAGAATTTTATATTTCTAGGAAGTATGAAATTCATGATATTGTCGACAGAGTGGGAGGGGGAGATACTTTTGCGGCAGGCTTAATCTATGGTTTTAATAACTTGCATAATGATCAAGAGGCTCTTGAATTTGCGGTAGCGGCATCTTGCCTTAAACATTCTATTCCTGGCGATTTGCCTCTGCTTTCGCTGAAGGAAGTAGAAAGTTTAATGGGGGGAGCTTCCTCGGGGCGAGTCCAGCGGTAA
- a CDS encoding C-terminal binding protein codes for MSNKKFKIIITDCDHPSVEIEKKILSEINPELTLETCTTEEDVIAVASDADGIINQYAPFTRKVIKSLKCCKIIARYGVGVDNIDVEAATEHNIIVANVPDYCVDEVSTHSIALILACARGIALLDRKVREKKWDFTLAKPLFRTQGKTLGLFGLGRIARMVAQKSLGFGFKVMAYDPYVSKVDIGVKLVELPQLLTNSDFISIHVPLTDKTRHSFGENELKLMKKTAYLINTSRGPVINEKDLYIALKEKWIAGAALDVMEKEPPDWEDPLVKLDNIIITPHISFYSEESYVELKTKVAESVRAVLKGGLPRAMVNPQLTKRKIL; via the coding sequence ATGTCTAATAAAAAGTTTAAAATCATCATTACAGATTGTGATCATCCGTCTGTGGAAATAGAAAAGAAAATATTGAGTGAAATTAATCCGGAGCTTACTCTGGAAACTTGTACAACAGAAGAAGATGTAATAGCAGTAGCGTCAGATGCCGATGGAATTATCAATCAATATGCTCCCTTTACCAGGAAAGTAATTAAGTCATTAAAGTGTTGTAAAATAATTGCTCGCTATGGCGTAGGGGTAGACAATATCGATGTTGAAGCAGCTACCGAACATAATATTATTGTGGCTAATGTTCCCGATTATTGTGTTGATGAAGTTTCTACTCATAGTATAGCCCTAATTTTAGCATGTGCCCGAGGGATAGCTTTATTGGATAGAAAAGTACGAGAAAAAAAGTGGGATTTTACCCTGGCTAAACCTCTCTTTCGAACCCAAGGGAAAACTTTAGGTCTTTTTGGTTTAGGCAGGATTGCCAGGATGGTAGCACAAAAATCTTTGGGATTTGGCTTCAAAGTAATGGCTTATGATCCCTATGTATCTAAAGTTGATATAGGAGTAAAGCTGGTTGAACTTCCTCAGTTATTGACCAATTCGGATTTTATCTCAATTCATGTCCCATTAACAGATAAAACAAGACATTCTTTTGGAGAGAATGAGTTAAAATTAATGAAAAAAACTGCTTATTTGATCAATACTTCCCGTGGTCCAGTTATTAATGAAAAGGATCTCTACATAGCACTAAAGGAAAAATGGATTGCCGGTGCAGCTTTGGATGTAATGGAGAAGGAACCACCCGATTGGGAAGACCCTCTAGTAAAATTGGACAATATAATTATTACACCCCATATTTCTTTTTACTCAGAGGAATCCTATGTGGAGTTGAAGACTAAGGTTGCCGAGTCAGTTCGTGCAGTTTTAAAGGGAGGATTACCCAGGGCAATGGTTAATCCCCAGTTAACCAAAAGGAAGATTTTATAA
- a CDS encoding tripartite tricarboxylate transporter substrate binding protein, giving the protein MKSKKLIVCITVITLLCLVLIPEILAQEAYPSHEIELMIPWSIGGGTDIAFRTFISILPKYLKVPVMIVNRPGGGAVPGYAEAMQKKPDGYYILAWATPSLTKTHMSVTPYDYKTFDPIINLVNAPCWILVPNDSPFQNLNDFVKAAKEKPGEVTIGNAGAGGGTHMIALAFEQVAGVSFNHVPYQGGGPALVGVMGSHVDSAILSPPEGVAQMEAGGLRCLAIFSKDRLEDFPDVPTAIEQGVDFTLGQWRGLAAPKGTDPAKIKVIHDAFKATMEDPDFLTLAKKAGILLEYKGTEEFTKWVEEQNEFYKNLIINNKLGDKYK; this is encoded by the coding sequence ATGAAGAGCAAGAAATTGATTGTTTGCATAACTGTGATTACTTTACTGTGTCTCGTGCTTATCCCCGAGATTTTAGCTCAAGAAGCTTACCCTTCTCACGAGATAGAGCTGATGATCCCCTGGAGTATTGGCGGCGGAACGGATATAGCATTCAGGACTTTTATTTCCATACTTCCCAAATACTTAAAAGTTCCGGTTATGATTGTTAACCGACCTGGGGGAGGAGCTGTTCCGGGATATGCGGAAGCAATGCAAAAGAAGCCGGATGGATATTATATCCTTGCCTGGGCTACACCTTCACTCACCAAAACTCACATGAGTGTTACCCCTTATGATTATAAAACCTTCGATCCGATTATTAATTTGGTCAATGCTCCCTGCTGGATTTTAGTTCCAAACGATTCACCCTTCCAGAATTTAAATGATTTTGTTAAGGCAGCAAAGGAAAAGCCCGGTGAGGTTACCATTGGTAATGCAGGAGCAGGCGGTGGAACACACATGATTGCCTTAGCATTTGAACAAGTGGCGGGAGTTAGTTTTAATCATGTACCTTATCAAGGAGGAGGTCCGGCACTGGTTGGAGTAATGGGATCACATGTTGATTCTGCAATTCTTTCTCCTCCCGAGGGAGTAGCACAGATGGAGGCTGGGGGATTAAGGTGTCTGGCTATTTTTTCTAAAGATCGACTGGAAGATTTCCCGGATGTTCCCACAGCAATAGAACAAGGGGTTGATTTTACCCTGGGACAGTGGAGAGGTCTTGCAGCTCCTAAAGGCACCGATCCAGCAAAGATAAAGGTTATCCATGATGCTTTTAAAGCCACTATGGAGGATCCTGATTTTCTCACCCTTGCCAAAAAGGCAGGAATACTCCTCGAGTATAAGGGGACTGAAGAGTTTACCAAATGGGTTGAAGAGCAAAATGAGTTCTATAAAAATTTAATTATAAATAATAAACTAGGCGATAAGTATAAATAA
- a CDS encoding tripartite tricarboxylate transporter TctB family protein, translating into MGKKEILLSIFFMIISMAIYFLTFQFPKQTVALSPKVFPQFVSVGLFLLSLILLLQGISGAKKESEQKKVKSDLNKTVLIKILIMIILAFLYLRILPLAGYLIATPLFLAGSMLLFNEKRWFLIVTISIFATVLFYILFRIVFRIPLPRFNLF; encoded by the coding sequence ATGGGTAAAAAAGAGATTTTATTAAGTATTTTTTTTATGATAATTTCCATGGCAATTTATTTTTTAACTTTTCAGTTTCCCAAACAAACTGTTGCTCTATCACCCAAAGTATTTCCCCAGTTTGTTAGTGTAGGTCTATTCCTGCTTTCTTTGATACTCTTATTACAAGGGATATCCGGGGCCAAAAAGGAGTCCGAACAAAAGAAAGTAAAGTCGGATTTAAATAAAACAGTTCTTATTAAAATACTGATCATGATAATCTTAGCCTTTTTATATCTACGAATTCTTCCTTTGGCCGGTTACTTAATAGCCACTCCATTATTTTTAGCAGGCTCCATGCTTCTTTTTAATGAAAAAAGGTGGTTTTTGATTGTGACTATTTCAATATTTGCTACGGTTTTGTTCTACATTTTATTTAGAATAGTATTTAGAATTCCTCTACCACGCTTTAATCTTTTTTAA
- a CDS encoding Gfo/Idh/MocA family oxidoreductase produces MDNSIRIGIVGCGFAAEFHYTAYQRVTDIDIEVVGITSLTREHRKDFAKKRGIKSFDSLEEMLPEVNVIDVCTPGYVHEEVSITSLEAGKHIVVEKPFTGYFGSQEDKNFKGNKFSKGKMLESAVASARRIIAAALKSKKKLCYAENWIYAPAIQKEAEIITKTKGQILWALGDQSHSGSLSPAYGIWRLSGGGSMVGKSCHPLTAVLYLKQIEGLARNGKAIRPQTVSARTHEITRNPKFIDKGFLRTDYEDIEDYCQLHVIFNDGMIADIFASELVMGGVHNWLEIFANNHRTKCNLSPVNAMELYNPQEEQLKDVYVMEKIGTKQGWSHPTPDENFMFGYPQEIQDFMEAIATDREPKSGMLAASDVVSVLYAAYLSAECKGTEVEIRLDPSI; encoded by the coding sequence ATGGACAATTCTATCCGAATTGGAATTGTTGGTTGCGGTTTTGCTGCCGAATTTCATTACACTGCCTATCAGCGGGTAACGGATATAGATATAGAAGTAGTTGGAATTACTTCACTTACCAGGGAACACCGTAAAGATTTTGCGAAAAAACGTGGAATTAAGTCTTTTGATTCCCTAGAAGAAATGCTTCCCGAGGTAAATGTTATTGATGTTTGTACTCCGGGATATGTTCATGAAGAAGTTTCTATAACCTCTTTAGAGGCAGGAAAACATATAGTAGTTGAAAAACCTTTTACGGGATACTTTGGGTCTCAAGAAGATAAGAATTTTAAAGGGAATAAATTTTCCAAGGGAAAGATGTTAGAAAGCGCAGTTGCTAGTGCGAGACGTATTATTGCAGCAGCTTTAAAGAGTAAGAAAAAACTTTGCTATGCAGAAAATTGGATTTATGCACCGGCAATTCAGAAAGAGGCTGAAATTATTACTAAAACCAAAGGGCAAATTTTATGGGCTTTGGGAGATCAATCACATTCAGGAAGTCTTTCTCCGGCTTATGGAATATGGAGATTATCAGGAGGAGGATCGATGGTAGGCAAGAGCTGCCATCCTTTAACCGCTGTATTATATCTGAAACAGATAGAGGGTCTTGCTCGTAATGGTAAAGCTATTCGTCCGCAGACAGTTAGCGCTCGGACTCATGAGATAACCCGGAATCCAAAGTTTATTGATAAAGGTTTTTTAAGAACTGATTATGAAGATATTGAAGATTACTGTCAACTTCATGTAATTTTTAATGACGGTATGATTGCTGATATTTTTGCTTCGGAATTAGTCATGGGAGGTGTACATAATTGGTTGGAGATTTTCGCGAATAATCATAGAACTAAGTGTAATCTAAGCCCTGTTAATGCAATGGAACTATACAATCCCCAAGAAGAACAACTTAAAGATGTATACGTGATGGAGAAGATTGGGACCAAACAAGGATGGTCTCATCCTACGCCAGATGAAAACTTTATGTTTGGTTATCCACAGGAGATTCAGGATTTTATGGAAGCGATTGCTACCGATCGTGAACCGAAGTCGGGAATGCTGGCAGCAAGTGATGTAGTGAGTGTTCTATATGCTGCCTACCTTTCAGCGGAATGCAAAGGAACTGAAGTTGAGATACGGCTTGACCCTTCCATATAA
- a CDS encoding TRAP transporter small permease, with the protein MVVIIFAAGFGRSIGYPIGWAMDTSTFLFAWAVFFSADIAMRKNRHVRVEILVNKLPKKIQSYITLLNYVIIVVFLVFLIIYGIKLCFITRFRAYQGIPGFSYTWVTLSIPVGCTSLLVTILLKIWNLIKSEKIQIFKMK; encoded by the coding sequence ATGGTAGTGATTATATTTGCAGCAGGGTTTGGAAGGAGTATTGGTTATCCTATTGGATGGGCAATGGATACCTCGACCTTTCTTTTTGCCTGGGCAGTATTCTTCAGCGCCGATATTGCCATGAGAAAAAATCGGCACGTAAGAGTAGAAATATTAGTAAACAAATTACCCAAAAAAATTCAAAGTTATATTACTTTACTTAATTATGTCATCATCGTTGTCTTTCTAGTTTTCCTTATTATATATGGTATCAAGCTTTGTTTTATTACCAGATTCAGGGCTTATCAGGGCATTCCAGGATTTAGTTATACCTGGGTTACCTTAAGTATTCCTGTTGGATGTACATCTCTTCTTGTAACTATTCTGCTTAAGATATGGAATTTGATTAAAAGTGAGAAGATTCAAATATTTAAGATGAAATAA
- a CDS encoding peptidase M24: MINNLEVNEKKKRIRNLMSKLNLDAILLRKHCNFSWLTCGGINYVSIATEMGSASLLITGNEEYVICNNIEAERIEKEEKLSEQGYQIKSFKWYEDREGKMVEEITQGGKVGCDGDFSRTINISNDLNPLRYSLTSWEVERYKEVGYLTSKAIEETAETIIPGNKECEIVGRLAERLWYDRLDYITTFCAADERISYFRHPIASEKKINKRAMLCVNARKWGLIISLTRFVQFGKVPDELRKKYDANVYIDCVLMANTIPGKPVVEAFEKGIEAYKEVGYPEEYQLHHQGGAIGYNGRDYKVNFQTKEVVQENQGFTWNPSITGSKSEDTMLATSDGPLLLSKPIIFPKLEIKIGGDYIFIRPDILER, from the coding sequence ATGATAAATAATTTGGAAGTAAATGAAAAGAAAAAACGAATCAGGAATCTTATGAGTAAATTGAATCTTGATGCTATTCTTCTAAGGAAACATTGTAACTTTTCTTGGTTAACTTGTGGCGGAATTAATTATGTCAGTATAGCAACGGAAATGGGATCCGCCTCTCTTTTAATTACTGGGAATGAAGAATATGTTATTTGCAATAATATTGAGGCAGAACGCATTGAGAAAGAAGAGAAACTTTCGGAACAGGGTTATCAAATTAAATCTTTTAAGTGGTACGAGGATCGGGAAGGAAAAATGGTCGAAGAAATTACTCAAGGTGGAAAAGTCGGTTGTGATGGTGATTTTTCAAGGACCATAAATATTTCGAACGATTTAAATCCTCTTCGCTATTCTCTTACTTCATGGGAAGTCGAAAGATATAAAGAAGTCGGCTATCTTACTTCCAAGGCTATCGAAGAAACTGCTGAAACAATAATACCAGGCAATAAGGAATGTGAAATTGTCGGAAGACTTGCAGAAAGATTGTGGTATGATCGTTTAGATTATATTACCACATTTTGCGCTGCGGATGAGCGAATTTCTTACTTTAGGCATCCTATTGCTTCAGAAAAGAAAATTAATAAAAGAGCAATGCTCTGTGTCAATGCCCGGAAATGGGGATTAATTATATCTCTTACCAGATTTGTACAATTTGGTAAAGTTCCAGATGAGTTAAGAAAGAAATACGACGCCAATGTCTATATTGATTGTGTTCTAATGGCAAATACCATACCGGGAAAACCGGTGGTCGAAGCTTTTGAAAAAGGGATAGAAGCATATAAAGAGGTGGGATATCCTGAAGAATACCAACTTCATCATCAAGGGGGAGCTATTGGTTATAACGGAAGAGATTATAAAGTAAATTTCCAAACGAAAGAGGTGGTACAGGAAAATCAAGGATTTACCTGGAACCCATCTATTACCGGTAGTAAAAGTGAAGATACTATGCTGGCTACTTCTGATGGTCCGTTACTTTTATCCAAACCTATAATCTTCCCCAAATTAGAAATAAAAATAGGAGGTGATTATATCTTTATAAGACCTGATATTCTGGAAAGATAG
- a CDS encoding C4-dicarboxylate ABC transporter, translating into MKKLSIILLMTVILISICSLMVSAEAKYVLKFNHVLSPNEPYHQGFLNWAERVKERTNGGLEIQVFHSAQLGVEEDIIEQIRQGVNVGQNTDSARLGNYVPGIAVMNGPYFVNSIEDVVKLNQLPTVKQWNEELATKYGLKVLSFNWVQGFRHFMTNKPIRSPEDLKGLRIRTPPAPIWQESVRALGAVPTAINFGEIYTALQQKAADGAELVYANIFGANLFEVLKYVSETKHFLLINFEVVSAKWFDSLPEEYQKILIEECDRAGLETSYGMEEGIPDFRKRAVEKGMTIIQDVDIEAFKEAGKAAYEVLGIADVREQIIKELEALP; encoded by the coding sequence ATGAAAAAACTAAGTATAATTTTGTTAATGACTGTAATATTAATATCGATATGTTCTTTGATGGTATCTGCGGAGGCGAAATATGTGCTGAAGTTTAACCATGTACTTTCTCCCAATGAACCCTATCATCAGGGTTTTCTAAATTGGGCTGAACGAGTTAAAGAAAGAACAAATGGTGGATTAGAGATCCAAGTTTTCCATAGTGCACAGTTGGGTGTTGAAGAGGACATCATAGAACAGATTCGCCAGGGTGTTAATGTGGGACAGAATACCGATTCAGCACGCCTGGGAAATTATGTTCCCGGAATTGCAGTAATGAATGGTCCCTATTTTGTAAATAGTATTGAAGATGTTGTAAAACTAAATCAGCTTCCTACTGTGAAACAATGGAATGAAGAATTGGCTACCAAATATGGGTTAAAGGTTCTTTCTTTTAATTGGGTGCAGGGTTTCAGACATTTTATGACCAATAAGCCTATCAGATCACCTGAAGATTTAAAAGGACTTCGTATCAGGACCCCCCCTGCTCCTATCTGGCAGGAATCTGTGAGAGCACTGGGTGCAGTACCCACAGCTATTAATTTCGGAGAAATCTATACGGCATTACAACAGAAAGCAGCGGACGGGGCGGAATTGGTTTACGCTAATATCTTTGGTGCCAATCTATTTGAGGTACTGAAATATGTTAGCGAAACCAAGCATTTTCTGCTGATAAACTTTGAAGTGGTAAGTGCCAAATGGTTTGACAGCCTTCCTGAAGAATATCAGAAAATATTGATTGAAGAATGTGATCGGGCTGGATTGGAAACTTCTTATGGAATGGAAGAAGGGATTCCTGATTTCAGAAAACGGGCAGTGGAAAAAGGCATGACAATCATTCAAGATGTTGATATAGAGGCATTTAAAGAGGCAGGAAAGGCTGCTTATGAAGTACTGGGTATTGCCGACGTGAGAGAACAGATCATTAAGGAATTAGAAGCTTTACCATAG